A single Callithrix jacchus isolate 240 chromosome 4, calJac240_pri, whole genome shotgun sequence DNA region contains:
- the FAM50B gene encoding protein FAM50B gives MAQYKGTMREAGRAMHLLKKREKQREQMEVLKQRIAEETILKSQVDKKFSAHYDAVEAELKSSTVGLVTLNDMKARQEALVRERERQLAQRQQQEQQRLQQERLREQEQRRERKRKISCLSFALDDLDDQADAADTAEARRPGNLGKDPDVDTSFLPDRDREEEENRLREELRQEWEAQREKVKDEEMEVTFSYWDGSGHRRTLRVRKGNTVQQFLKKALQGLRKDFLELRSAGVEQLMYIKEDLILPHYHTFYDFIIARARGKSGPLFSFDVHDDVRLLSDATMEKDESHAGKVVLRSWYEKNKHIFPASRWEPYDPEKKWDKYTIR, from the coding sequence ATGGCGCAGTACAAGGGCACCATGCGCGAGGCGGGCCGCGCCATGCACCTCCTCAAGAAGCGCGAGAAGCAGCGGGAGCAGATGGAGGTGCTGAAGCAGCGCATCGCCGAGGAGACCATCCTCAAGTCGCAGGTAGACAAGAAGTTCTCCGCGCACTACGACGCCGTGGAGGCCGAGCTGAAGTCCAGCACGGTGGGCCTGGTGACCCTGAATGACATGAAGGCCCGGCAGGAGGCCCTGGTCCGCGAGCGCGAGCGGCAGCTGGCACAGCgccagcagcaggagcagcagcggCTGCAGCAGGAGCGGCTGCGCGAGCAGGAGCAGCGGCGTGAGCGCAAGCGCAAGATCTCCTGCCTGTCCTTCGCGCTCGACGACCTCGATGACCAGGCCGACGCGGCTGACACGGCCGAGGCCAGGCGCCCCGGAAACCTGGGTAAGGACCCCGACGTGGACACCAGCTTCCTGCCAGACCGCGACCGCGAGGAGGAGGAGAACCGGCTCCGAGAAGAGCTGCGCCAAGAGTGGGAGGCACAGCGCGAGAAGGTGAAAGACGAAGAGATGGAGGTCACCTTCAGCTACTGGGACGGCTCGGGCCACCGGCGCACCTTGCGCGTGCGCAAGGGCAACACCGTGCAGCAGTTCCTGAAGAAGGCGCTGCAGGGGCTGCGCAAGGACTTCCTGGAGCTGCGCTCGGCCGGCGTGGAGCAGCTCATGTACATCAAGGAAGACCTCATTCTCCCGCACTACCACACCTTCTACGACTTCATCATCGCCAGGGCGAGGGGCAAGAGCGGGCCGCTCTTCAGCTTCGACGTGCATGATGACGTGCGGCTGCTCAGCGACGCCACCATGGAGAAGGATGAGTCGCACGCGGGCAAGGTGGTGCTGCGGAGCTGGTACGAGAAGAACAAGCACATCTTCCCCGCCAGCCGCTGGGAGCCCTATGACCCCGAGAAGAAGTGGGACAAGTACACCATCCGCTGA